A window from Schistosoma haematobium chromosome 1, whole genome shotgun sequence encodes these proteins:
- a CDS encoding hypothetical protein (EggNog:ENOG410V7A0~COG:S), with translation MEQTKQSLEFIQQKQDKGIQTMVFCPNLSNDVRLKTSLTHHISSSIHRMHHRSLPALFSPSFSSNNEDTGVEMSQGLLDLESIESTTPSTAKSPIIQDLILMKHDKCSSPEDENLQTLMGSPISDKDDELGNEIPEIMLSSEHLDVTPSSCVSENACCKIPDSVDSDPQTICAISNSNVENPGAVVSLSEVSTLIEQLMESEVLIKALRNEISGLTKYQIELQRDYDAVHEMLEERQNDLIRVTEQLLETENKCKSLSNPMSERKDVILERDEDLFLLSEDKKSLELKVTQLELEIEELKAQVKYIDRDNLVSSAIVQTDLTSSTKMVQTDDIPISLENQPSVYSDPSKDVKLNILYDRKNFHPNIEQEHIHQIWATSTPKEEESPNSTFLSEENDALSGAVSAELNILSNRLREESVRLATVTAIATARQSVCDRPGSILISKTNDNEETTIKVEYNECAPWIIEIRNSYFDLKEAVNEVTKIIHNNPWINKDQSTFEDSEETVRMFMNRLLVSLTKALDTDEKLWISVITSSINQTCDILRSRTLSVPNPGVQLPTENILCQIIQHLTERISAFMRREDEFRKCLIDVLHVEEASFKSELKTHVNRSDALVGEMNRLTKVVSSLSEELNNANNRTNEMQGQLCDLQVDLVHTQHELQLKEDEVQRQRTNVEQLRLQLCKENTQTEKFRTELETLQSAKIQAENELSSSNNLIQELKISLTNEKNRAQSLKIELDQLYDQIRKNTYQTTLMPNNINNNYVIDENITTANENKAPNECSSNLNQRVYEAINLATIHLASTRRDTIKLQNQVKELQTTAHGLRLNLAEAELRLMPTLTSVLPGTFNLSGINNTSQCSMIKQSATKKKSPVCGDQSELTSAKFTKLKNVCVDLLSRVAVDERNDYLQKGDDNDDHNSDSHSSDDDSIGENIFIGSGIINSLNRGGGYRLDAERDESSLNNGNNNCGILNKGSYRSNKATNRRSTDTLNNSLQSTSDSHVKTINMANSNKINNSVQTLPIMTTNVIPSSPSVHINQTVSMEQYFSLYVRFLRAQSYRRSLSFQKHYLLLLLGNFQYTENVVVAILGCPESRGTSQTDPKNRSSQVNLSPLRRFRTIGRVFQVIHRMKLLVNKWRRLDIPSMESTPINNKILYMHTTTPTSYYAPPFQNRSFSSTLDRNNRNNRVPNGSLRTPLKELHAEESNNTYSSVLQNSSLFNGKQCLSNYPVHTPRLSQIQTSPSGYSSLLENQTISTGSSHRRLISSTTSNPGTHNQPV, from the exons ATGGAACAAACGAAACAATCATTGGAA TTTATACAACAAAAGCAAGATAAAGGTATACAAACTATGGTGTTTTGTCCAAATCTATCTAACGATGTCAGGTTAAAAACCTCACTAACTCATCATATTTCATCATCTATTCATAGAATG CATCATCGTTCTTTACCGGCTTTGTTCTCACCATCATTCTCTTCAAATAATGAAGACACTGGTGTAGAAATGTCTCAAGGTCTTTTAGACTTAGAGAGTATTGAATCTACAACTCCATCAACTGCAAAATCACCAATTATTCAagatttaattttaatgaaacatgACAAATGTTCTTCTCCCGAAGATGAAAATCTGCAGACTTTGATGGGATCTCCTATTTCTGATAAAGATGATGAATTGGGAAATGAAATTCCAGAGATAATGCTTTCATCAGAACATCTGGATGTTACTCCAAGTTCATGTGTTTCAGAGAACGCTTGTTGTAAAATTCCTGATTCCGTTGACTCTGATCCTCAAACTATATGTGCTATATCCAACAGTAATGTTGAAAATCCAGGAGCTGTG GTTTCATTGTCTGAGGTTTCAACGTTAATTGAACAGCTTATGGAATCAGAGGTTCTTATTAAAGCACTACGTAATGAAATTAGTGGTCTTACAAAATACCAA ATTGAATTACAACGTGATTATGATGCTGTACATGAAATGTTAGAGGAGCGTCAAAATGACCTTATTCGAGTAACAGAACAGCTGCTTGAAACAGAG AATAAATGTAAAAGTCTTAGCAATCCAATGTCAGAGCGGAAAGATGTTATTTTAGAACGAGATGAAGACCTGTTCCTTCTCAGTGAAGATAAA AAATCTTTGGAATTAAAAGTTACTCAATTAGAATTGGAAATTGAAGAATTGAAAGCTCAAGTAAAATATATTGACCGTGATAATCTTGTGTCTTCTGCAATTGTACAAACGGATTTGACGAGTTCGACAAAAATGGTTCAAACAGATGAT ATCCCTATTTCACTTGAAAATCAACCTTCTGTATATTCTGATCCGAGTAAAGATGTAAAACTGAATATTCTATATGATCGTAAAAATTTTCATCCTAATATTGAACAAGAACATATTCATCAAATATGGGCAACATCTACGCCTAAGGAAGAAGAATCACCTAACTCAACATTTTTATCAGAGGAGAATGATGCACTTTCAGGAGCTGTCTCAGCTGAGCTCAAT aTTTTATCTAATCGTTTAAGAGAAGAGAGTGTTCGACTTGCAACAGTGACTGCAATCGCGACTGCTCGTCAGTCAGTTTGTGATCGACCAGGAAGTATTTTAATTAGTAAAACAAATGATAATGAAGAAACTACTATAAAGGTAGAATATAATGAATGTGCCCCTTGGATTATTGAAATTCGTAATTCCTATTTTGATTTGAAAGAAGCAGTTAATGAAGTGACCAAG ATTATACATAACAATCCATGGATTAATAAAGACCAGTCTACCTTTGAAGATAGTGAAGAAACAGTGAGAATGTTTATGAATCGACTTTTAGTTTCATTAACTAAAGCTTTGGATACCGATGAAAAACTTTGGATTTCAGTAATCACTTCTTCGATTAATCAAACTTGTGATATACTTCGAAGTAGGACGTTATCAGTTCCCAATCCAGGAGTGCAATTACCCACAGAGAATATTTTGTGCCAAATTATACAACATTTGACAGAACGAATATCAGCTTTTATGCGTCGTGAAGATGAG TTTCGTAAATGTCTTATTGATGTTCTTCATGTAGAAGAAGCTTCATTTAAATCCGAATTGAAAACCCATGTTAATCGTTCTGATGCTTTGGTCGGCGAAA TGAATCGTTTGACCAAAGTTGTAAGTTCGTTATCAGAAGAATTAAATAATGCAAATAATCGAACTAATGAAATGCAAGGTCAATTGTGTGATTTACAAGTTGATCTTGTTCATACACAGCATGAATTACAATTGAAGGAAGATGAAGTTCAGCGTCAACGAACTAATGTTGAACAGTTAAG ATTACAATTATGTAAAGAAAACACACAAACAGAGAAATTTCGTACGGAACTTGAAACATTACAGTCAGCTAAGATTCAAGCTGAAAATGAATTGTCAtcatcaaataatttaattcaa GAATTGAAAATATCATTAACAAATGAAAAGAATCGAGCTCAGTCATTAAAAATTGAATTGGATCAATTATATGACCAAATTAGGAAGAACACTTATCA AACTACACTAATGccaaataatattaataataattatgttatTGATGAAAATATAACTACGGCTAATGAAAATAAAGCACCTAATGAGTGTTCATCAAATCTTAATCAACGTGTCTATGAAGCGATAAATCTCGCTACAATTCATTTAGCATCTACTCGACGTGATACaattaaattacaaaatcaAGTCAAAGAATTACAG ACGACTGCTCATGGTTTACGCTTAAATCTCGCCGAAGCAGAACTTCGTCTTATGCCTACTTTGACATCTGTACTGCCAGGTACTTTTAATCTTTCAGGTATTAATAATACATCACAATGTTCCATGATAAAACAATCAGCTACAAAGAAAAAATCGCCTGTTTGTGGAGATCAGTCAGAATTGACAAGTGCCAAGTTTACTAAACTAAAAAATGTTTGCGTAGATTTACTATCACGCGTTGCAGTGGATGAACGTAATGATTATCTACAAAAgggtgatgataatgatgatcatAATTCTGATTCACATTCATCAGACGATGATAGTATTGGAGAGAATATTTTCATTGGATCTGGAATCATAAATTCTTTAAATCGTGGTGGTGGTTATCGTTTAGATGCTGAACGCGACGAATCCTCAttgaataatggtaataataactgTGGCATACTCAATAAAGGATCTTACAGATCTAATAAGGCAACTAACAGACGATCTACTGATACTCTAAATAATTCA CTCCAGTCTACATCTGACAGTCAcgtgaaaactataaatatggCAAATTCGAATAAGATAAATAACTCTGTCCAAACTTTACCCATTATGACAACTAATGTAATACCGTCTTCACCAAGTGTTCATATTAATCAAACTGTGTCTATGGAACAA TATTTCTCGCTATACGTCCGTTTTCTTCGTGCTCAAAGCTATCGTCGTTCACTATCATTCCAAAAACATTATTTACTTCTTCTTTTGGGTAATTTTcaatatacagaaaatgtagTAGTTGCAATTCTTGGATGTCCTGAATCTCGGGGCACCTCACAAACAGATCCTAAAAATAGATCTTCACAAGTGAACTTAAGCCCACTCCGAAGATTTCGTACCATAGGTCGTGTTTTCCAAGTTATTCATAG AATGAAACTTTTAGTCAATAAATGGCGACGTTTAGATATACCCTCTATGGAATCAACtcctattaataataaaattttatatatGCATACAACAACTCCAACTTCATATTATGCACCACCATTCCAAAATAGGTCATTTAGTTCCACTTTAGATCGTAACAACCGAAATAATCGAGTTCCTAACGGGTCTTTACGAACACCTTTGAAAGAATTACATGCGGAAGAATCCAACAATACATATTCATCTGTACTACAAAATTCTTCTCTTTTCAATGGAAAACAATGTTTATCAAATTATCCGGTTCATACTCCTAGATTGTCACAAATTCAAACTTCACCCAGTGGTTACAGTTCATTGTTGGAAAATCAAACAATCTCTACCGGTTCTTCACATCGGCG ATTGATCTCATCTACCACGTCAAACCCCGGGACACACAACCAACCAGTTTGA